AAGTCCGTGAGCAGCAAGTCCGTGAGCAGCAAAAACCCGCCGTTGACGCCGTCGGCGCAAAAAAGGCTGTTTTTGTCCAAACGGTACGACAATCCCCTGTCTCGCCCTGCGGCTGCCTCTACGCCAGAACCCGCCGCCCTGCCGTTGCATCCTCGCCGTTGCATCCTCTCTGGCGCGCCTTTGCTATGAAGCGCCGCGCCCCCAGCTGTTGCGCGAAGCCACCTTGGACCGCCGAGCTTGCGAGGCGGGGGCTGGTGTCGTAAGGATTGGGGGAAAATAAGATTTTTTTGATGCCGACAAGGAAACGGCGGATTTTTGCGCGCAGCGGACTCAAAAGTCCGTGAGCAGCAAAAACCCGCCGTTGACGCCGTCGGCGCAAAAAAGGCTGTTTTTGTCCAAACGGTACGACAATCCCCTGTCTCGCCCTGCGGCTGCCTCTACGCCAGAACCCGCCGCCCTGCCGTTGCATCCTCGCCGTGTTGCATCCTCTCTGGCGCGCCTACTCCTCAGGCGGCAAGCCCGTAAGCGCGCGCACATAGTTATTCAGAAAACAAATGGCGTCCACGCTGAGAATCTCGCACAAATGGGGCGGATCCTTCTTGTGGAAGCCGCCGGGCCGCAGATCACTGCAGCCCAGACTGCCAAAACGCGCGGCAAACTCGCGGGCATAAGCGGCACAAATATCCACGGTTTCGTCCTCGCTCAGCCCCAGCCGCGCCCCGTACAGCCCAAGAAACAGCAGACCGCCTTCCACCAACCCGCACTGGGCGCCAATGCCCCCGGCCCCGTGGCAGCCCACCACGGCCTGATACAACTGTGGGTGCACCTCCTGCCCCGTCAGGCTTTCCATGCAGCGCAGGGTAGTACGCGCGCAGTTCATATCCCTGTCCCAGTAATAGTGGCGCACCAGGGCGGCCACGCGGTCGTGTACGGTCATGACGTCCTCACCAGGTTCAGAAGGTGTCGCCAACGCGGCAGAGCCAGATCCAGATCAAGATAGCCGGGAGGCAGGGCCAGCGGGGCCGCTGCGGCCAGGGCGGCCTTCACGTCCTCCAGAGTGCCCGTGCGGGGCAGGCCCGGCACATCCTGCAAGGGGCAGAGGTCAAAATCATTGGCCGGCAGCATGACCATGACCGGCAGCCCCTTGAGGGCCGCCTCCAGGGCCACGGTAGTGGAGTTGCTGGCCCAGACCAGCACGCCCGGCGCAAGCTGCGGTCCGATGGGGCCTTCCAGCACCCGCACCTCGCCCGCGCGACCGCCCAGCAGGATTTGCAGACGCTCGCTCACGGGCAGGTACGGGTGGGGCTTGACGCAGACTTCCCAACCCTCCAGCAGCCCGCCCAGCAGGGAGCGGGCCAGCAGCCGCAGGTGCGCGTCTGTTTCATCGGCAAAAAAACCCGTCACGGCCAGCAGTCGCCGGGGGGACGGCGGGGACAACGGCGCGGACAACGGGGGCACGCCATCCGCAAAAGAAGACGCAAAAGACGGCGCAGAGGCAGCAGCGGGAGAGCCGCCTGGCGCGGATGCGTCTGCAGGGGCATTCCCGTCAACGGTTCTGGCAAGATAAAGATAGCGCAAGGCTTCCACCAGGTCCAGCCTGTCGGCGGGCAAGCCCGCCTCCTGCCACTGCGCCAGGGCAGAGCCGCCATTGGCGCGCACCTGATCGGGCTGCAGAACGGCCAGGGGCGGCGCAAAGGTGCGAGGATCGTCAAAATAGCGGAAGTCTGTGGGCCGGATGGTGGAATGCTGGGCCCCCACCACCGGGCCGTTGCCCGCCCGGTGCGTGGCCGCTGTGAGCATACGCTCCCATGGGCAGTTTTCCAGAGGAAAGAGCGTCCAGCGCTGGGGCCCGGCGGCCGCGGCGTAACACTCGCAGGCGCGCAGCTGCAGGCAGCGCTCCAGGCCGCGCCAGCCCCGGAAGGATTCAGCCCAGTACGGCCCCAGGTATTCCCAG
The genomic region above belongs to Desulfovibrio legallii and contains:
- a CDS encoding C-GCAxxG-C-C family (seleno)protein; translation: MTVHDRVAALVRHYYWDRDMNCARTTLRCMESLTGQEVHPQLYQAVVGCHGAGGIGAQCGLVEGGLLFLGLYGARLGLSEDETVDICAAYAREFAARFGSLGCSDLRPGGFHKKDPPHLCEILSVDAICFLNNYVRALTGLPPEE
- a CDS encoding TIGR04326 family surface carbohydrate biosynthesis protein — its product is MELELVVAAVAVPRPQPCGRDCCTDCGPERLVLHWEGWEAPEGEYSLPALLRRELADIRAEHAAWAYELGRLDAGGRELQDRLTGGASLSLWWCSLLYERHPKMTPGLYEVYKLRALERFMDAKGVTSLRLNGGDARLRRVLEAFCRAGGRTFAAVGPDTDAALPVRQSLLQRCYAACPAPVRALARYAHWWWTVRRRLPACPLSPTTGQTATIATYFPNVDMDAARQGRFRSRYWESLHDALNATAQAEGRHFVRWLFIRFPAPQLSLDQCLALRDRFRQNGADGCSFHYLEELLRPRDLAVAIWRYMRICFSSLRLERAARPAFRLPGSQLNFWEYLGPYWAESFRGWRGLERCLQLRACECYAAAAGPQRWTLFPLENCPWERMLTAATHRAGNGPVVGAQHSTIRPTDFRYFDDPRTFAPPLAVLQPDQVRANGGSALAQWQEAGLPADRLDLVEALRYLYLARTVDGNAPADASAPGGSPAAASAPSFASSFADGVPPLSAPLSPPSPRRLLAVTGFFADETDAHLRLLARSLLGGLLEGWEVCVKPHPYLPVSERLQILLGGRAGEVRVLEGPIGPQLAPGVLVWASNSTTVALEAALKGLPVMVMLPANDFDLCPLQDVPGLPRTGTLEDVKAALAAAAPLALPPGYLDLDLALPRWRHLLNLVRTS